The Methanosarcina barkeri MS DNA window TGCTTTAGCTCATATTTAATAAAAAAATCCTGATATTTTTTGCACAGCTCGACTGCTTCTTTCAGGCATCTCATCTGATTATATTGATTGCCTTTTTTTGCCTGTTCTGTATTTAACTCAATAAGCTTCATTATCGAATGGGATTTTCTACCTATCGTCATGTATTGCAAAGGTTCGGTGTAGATTTCGAGTGCGTTTTCATACCTTTGTTTAGCCTCTTCAATACGCCCCATATTAGAAAGTAAGGCACCTAAATTGTTCAGTGTTGTTCCTACGTAAGATTGATAAGATACGTTATCGGGGTCGGTTCCGAGGAGGATTTGCCTAATTTCGAGTGCCTTTTCGTACCTTTGTTTAGCCTCTTCAATACGCCCCATATCAGTAATGCCTGCATTAGATGTCCTTTTAAAGTCTGAACATAAAGAAAAATATCAATTTCTTTCGCCTGGCCTGCGGCTTCTTCGGCTTTTTCAAGTGCTTTTAAAGCTTCCTTGTTCTGACCTTTTTGCATTAGCTCTAAAGCTTCATTATAGGAACTTATTGCTGAATCTCTCAAACTCTCCAACATAATAAAAAAATAAGTTAAGGATGGCTTAAACATTGTGTTTTTTTTCTCGATGGAGTTACAGCAAAAAGCGTGAGAATAAAGATTATTTGCTTTTCTTTCTTTGCATACTTGGAAAAGCCGCGCCATGGGCGCGTGGACAAATTCGACCTCAGGCGGCTGACTACAGCTGCTATGGATTAGATTTTAAACCGCTTGATTTCTTCCCACTTGAAATGGAGTTATTTTATTTTTGCACTCAGGGTCTTTTTATTCAGGTATTAGGAATCTCATTTTAACCCACATTTTTAATAATTTGATAGTTATTGACTTCTAAAGAGGGTATTTGGGAAAAGGTAAATAATGTGAATAGAGAAATGAAATAAGAATAAGATTGAGATTCGGGGGAAGGGTAGAATCGAGATTCCTGAGTTTAGAAAAAAAGAAAAGATATACCTACTGCTTGTGAGCATCTTTCTCGCAGCTATCCTCTGTTATACCTTCTATATCGGACAGCTTCTCTGGGGCATAGTTATTGATGTTCTCATTCTGAGGCTTTATTTCCTCATGAAAAGGGAAAAGAGTTACTTCAGGGAGTGTTCCCTGGATGAAAAAGAAGCAGGAACTCCGCTAGATCCCCAAATAAAAAAGAGATTTCGGCTTGCAAACATTCTTATTACTCTCTTCGTGCTTGGACTGATTATTTACTCGTACTTT harbors:
- a CDS encoding tetratricopeptide repeat protein, whose product is MGRIEEAKQRYEKALEIRQILLGTDPDNVSYQSYVGTTLNNLGALLSNMGRIEEAKQRYENALEIYTEPLQYMTIGRKSHSIMKLIELNTEQAKKGNQYNQMRCLKEAVELCKKYQDFFIKYELKHERELVTGAGLSAYIDFLLKNIRAESNTGKRAGEYEKAIKAVEELKSVEKDEAISKLCDSTSYYLSGENL